Below is a genomic region from Methanosphaera sp. ISO3-F5.
AAATCAGGAGATAAACAATCAGGAAAAATAATTTCATCAATATCACCAGAAACGATATCTTTAAGACAAGTTAAATCTAATATATTATTGGTAAGAGTTTTATTCGACTTCATAATAATATATATTACTCTTACCACTATTTATAGACTTATACAAACTTAAAATTAGAAATACAAAACAGAACAAAATCCATACAAATAAACAAGTTGATAAATATCAGATATTAACTAAAACAGTACATATAACACAGTACAAAAAATAAAACAAATAATCACCAATTTAAACAAACATATAAGAACATAACTACTTTTAATTAAATAACAACACTCATTTAATCAACAAAAAATAAAACTAATTTATTCTATCAAAAATTTTAAGAAAACAAGAAAAATTCATCCCCATGATTATTAGATAGTACCATGTTTAATTAAAAAAGCACCCAATAATACTAACGAATTAAAAACCTTAATTAAAAAATTAAAAAATCAAAGAAAAATGAAAAATAAAGATCAACGTAAATTATTTAAACACCAAGAAAATGCTATAAATTTTTGGTTTGACCATTCATGCAAAGGAATCTTTGAAATGGCTACAGGTACTGGAAAAACGTTTACTGCATTAAAATCTCTTGAAAAATTATTAAAAAAGGATAATCAAATTTTAACTGTTATAGCATCCCCTCAAGCTCATATATCATTACAATGGATTAATGAAATAAATAATTTAGGATTTGCAAATTGTTATAACTTTTTTGGTAGCGTAAATAATCAGTGGTATAAGGAACTTTCTAAATTAATTACTAGAATTAATTTAAATGTACAGTTTAATAAACCCAACATTATTTGTACTACTCATAAATCATTCTCTAATGAAAAATTTATTAAATTAATTAAACAAATTAAGAAAAAATGTGTAATAATTGATGAAATGCATCATGTTGGTTCTGATGTACTAAGTAATGGTCTATTAGAATCATATGATTATAGATTAGGTTTAAGTGCTACTCCTTCAAGGTTTATGGATGATGAGGGTACAGAAAAATTATTAGATTATTTTAATAATAATATTTACTCATTTACATTGAAAGATGCTTTAACAACAATTAATGAAATAACTGGTGAAACTTTTTTAACACCATATAATTATTATCCATATAAAGTTAGATTAACACCTAAAGAAGAAGAGGAATATATTAAATTATCTAAATCTATTCTAATTTCATTTAACTCTAAAAATCAAAACAAAAAAAATCTTAAAAAACTCATAATTAAACGTAAAAAAATTGTAAACAATGCGATTAATAAATATGAAATTTTTAAGAAAATTTTAGATGAAATAGAAGATAAAGATCATTTAATAGTTTTTTGTTCAGATAAACAAATAAGTAATGTTTTAAAAATTCTTAACGAAAAAAACTTCACTAGACATAGATTTACTGAAAAAGAAAAATCTTACTCGAGTAAGAAATATAATGGATTATCCCAAAGAGAAAAAATATTGAAAGAATTTGATGATGGAGACATTAATGTTATTGTAGCTATAAAATGTTTAGATGAAGGTGTGGATGTACCTTCAGCAAATAAAGTAATTATTATGTCAAGTTCTACAAACCCTATAGAATATGTACAAAGAAGAGGAAGAGTTTTAAGAAGATATAAAAATAAAAAAATTGCAAGAATATATGATTTAACAGTTATTCAAAATGAAGACATAAGATTTAACTCTTTAAATAAAAATGAAATTAATAGATTAAATAATTTTATTGATACTGCAAATAATAAATTAGAATGTTACAAATTATTAGATAAATGGGGAGTTTTATAAATGATAAATCATGAATTAGATGAAAATAAGTATTATAAAATTAATTCACAGATAATCGAAGAAATCAATAACTTAGAGATAGATATTAATCTAAAAGATTGTTTAAAAGAAATTTTATTATTTGAATATGATATTAGTAATCAATATAATCCAAATTTCAAAAAACAATACGAGAAAATAATAAATAAATATTTCGAACAGGGAGACTAATCATGATATTAAAGTCAATAAGTGTAACTAATTATAGGCCTTATCATGGTTCTTTTACTATTGAATTTGCAGAAGGAGATAAAAATATTACTATTATTGAGGGGTCTAACGATAAAGGAAAAACAAGTTTATTAAATGCTTTTACCTGGTGTTTATATGGTCAAGAGTCTTATAAAAAAGAAGGTAAGGAGTCTATTTGGAATCGTACTGCTTTTAATAATATAAGTATTGGTGAAACATTAGATGTAATTGTAGAAATTATCATGAAAGATAATGAAAACAATAATATAATTTTTAAAAGAAAACAAACATGTCAAAAATTGAGTCAAAATGATCGTGCAATTCAAACACCAGTTTTTAAAATTTTTAAAAATGATGGAATCAATGATATTCCAATAGATAATCCAACACAATACATTGAAACACATCTTCCTTATGAATTACGCGAATATTATCTATTTGATGGAGAACAATTAGTTCAATTTTTTAACAAAGATTCAAAATCTGTTAAGAAAGCAGTGTTTAATTTATCGCAACTTAATTTATTAGATCGCTCTGAAGAACATATTAGTAAGTTTAGAGTTAAATTAATAGAAAATCAAACCAATATTGCTCCAAAATTAGCTGAATACCAAAAACAAAAAATAGATTTAGAAAAACTTCAAAAAAATTTGAAATCTAAAATAGAGGAACATAATGAAACGATTACTTATTTAAAGAATAAAAATGTTAATTTAGCTAATAAAATTAAAGAATTTGATTCTAATTCTGAAGAATTATATAATAAAAAAGAAGAATTAAAAGAAGAAGTTAAAAATTTAGAAGAGAATCTTAAAAATCTCAACATAAGTTATACTAAATATTTGACTAATAATATAAATTATATACTTGCAAATTCCTTATTGAAAGATTTTGATAATAGAGCTAAAGTTTTAGAAGACAAAGGTTTTATACCGGCTAAATATAAAAAAGAATTTTTAGAAGATTTACTTAAAAGAAATATATGTATTTGTGGAACACGATTAGATGAAAATTCTGATTGTTATAACACATTACAAGAATTAATTAATAAAACCGATGATGTCACAAATATATCTGAAAATGTAAATCAATTATTATCAATTTGTAGAAATATAAAAAAGAAATATCCAAAAAATATGAAAGACACATTAAGATTAAAACAAAGTGAAATAATTACATTAGAAAATGAAATATCTTATAAAAAAACACAAATTCAAGAAATTAATGTTAAATTAGAATCAATTCCTATAGATATGATTAAAGAGAATAATGCAAAAATTAGTAAAAATGAAAAAGAGATAGAAAATTTATATCAAGAAATTGGTAAATTTAAAGATAGGTCTAAAAATATTCCTAATAAAATTAATACAATTAATATACATATAG
It encodes:
- a CDS encoding DEAD/DEAH box helicase family protein: MKNKDQRKLFKHQENAINFWFDHSCKGIFEMATGTGKTFTALKSLEKLLKKDNQILTVIASPQAHISLQWINEINNLGFANCYNFFGSVNNQWYKELSKLITRINLNVQFNKPNIICTTHKSFSNEKFIKLIKQIKKKCVIIDEMHHVGSDVLSNGLLESYDYRLGLSATPSRFMDDEGTEKLLDYFNNNIYSFTLKDALTTINEITGETFLTPYNYYPYKVRLTPKEEEEYIKLSKSILISFNSKNQNKKNLKKLIIKRKKIVNNAINKYEIFKKILDEIEDKDHLIVFCSDKQISNVLKILNEKNFTRHRFTEKEKSYSSKKYNGLSQREKILKEFDDGDINVIVAIKCLDEGVDVPSANKVIIMSSSTNPIEYVQRRGRVLRRYKNKKIARIYDLTVIQNEDIRFNSLNKNEINRLNNFIDTANNKLECYKLLDKWGVL
- a CDS encoding AAA family ATPase, translated to MILKSISVTNYRPYHGSFTIEFAEGDKNITIIEGSNDKGKTSLLNAFTWCLYGQESYKKEGKESIWNRTAFNNISIGETLDVIVEIIMKDNENNNIIFKRKQTCQKLSQNDRAIQTPVFKIFKNDGINDIPIDNPTQYIETHLPYELREYYLFDGEQLVQFFNKDSKSVKKAVFNLSQLNLLDRSEEHISKFRVKLIENQTNIAPKLAEYQKQKIDLEKLQKNLKSKIEEHNETITYLKNKNVNLANKIKEFDSNSEELYNKKEELKEEVKNLEENLKNLNISYTKYLTNNINYILANSLLKDFDNRAKVLEDKGFIPAKYKKEFLEDLLKRNICICGTRLDENSDCYNTLQELINKTDDVTNISENVNQLLSICRNIKKKYPKNMKDTLRLKQSEIITLENEISYKKTQIQEINVKLESIPIDMIKENNAKISKNEKEIENLYQEIGKFKDRSKNIPNKINTINIHIAEEESNQEIHNRISNQLIFCEKLQEICSQLNYKMKRSIHNKLQKLTSEEFKQIHWKKSYKDVLINDDFEVSFVMKDGSEKSATDPSSGSQLVLALSFVIALNSLSGFKLPIIIDTPMGRLDSSVREKLAEFLPEYLNNKQMALFVTDKEYEGLFKEKIDYYVGKKYLLASALDNDDETRVIKC